From the Flavimarina sp. Hel_I_48 genome, one window contains:
- a CDS encoding LuxR C-terminal-related transcriptional regulator, which produces MYQLTIADHHPIVKEGLQHILSDDDFIISNVVVDGKDLNASLEKTVPDLLILELDLPNLQGLSSIKALRRKFAGIKILIFSQHPEEMYALSAIKAGAMGYVGKLAPIKTVRTAIMQVNKGGIYLNTELSSMLAKNENSSNNIAYRYKRLSSRETEVLNMLSSGKRNKDIAQSLDINEKTVSTYKTRLLRKLDAGSLAELIQQARLLQTSDL; this is translated from the coding sequence ATGTACCAACTTACAATAGCAGACCATCACCCCATCGTCAAAGAAGGCTTACAGCACATTCTAAGCGATGATGATTTTATAATTTCAAATGTTGTAGTAGATGGCAAAGACCTCAACGCATCACTGGAGAAGACAGTTCCTGATCTACTGATTCTTGAGCTTGACCTCCCTAATTTACAGGGTCTTTCAAGTATAAAGGCCTTACGGAGAAAATTCGCCGGTATCAAGATACTTATCTTTAGCCAGCATCCTGAAGAAATGTATGCACTGAGCGCTATCAAAGCGGGCGCCATGGGCTATGTGGGGAAACTTGCGCCCATAAAAACCGTACGAACGGCCATCATGCAGGTCAATAAGGGTGGTATTTATCTCAATACAGAGCTTTCAAGCATGCTCGCCAAAAATGAGAACAGTTCAAACAATATTGCTTATCGTTACAAACGATTGAGCAGTCGTGAAACCGAAGTGCTCAATATGCTTTCTTCCGGCAAACGGAACAAAGATATCGCACAGTCACTTGATATTAACGAGAAAACGGTAAGCACCTATAAAACACGTTTGTTACGTAAACTGGATGCAGGTAGTTTGGCAGAATTGATTCAGCAGGCGCGGTTGTTGCAAACTTCAGACCTTTAA
- the nadE gene encoding NAD(+) synthase encodes MQTEKVIDHIVDWLKDYATNANVSGFVVGISGGIDSAVTSSLCAKTGLRTLCVEMPIHQPPSHVSRGQEHIEQLKKRFANVSNVRVDLTESFETFKMALPVTQENETLNLSLANTRARLRMSTLYYFAGLHSYLVAGTGNKVEDFGVGFYTKYGDGGVDLSPIADLMKSEVYALAAALGVPETIQVAKPSDGLWKDDRSDEDQIGASYDELEWAMKMQEKGMNAGDFKDRQRTIFEIYSGFNRANKHKMLPIPVCEIPKNLK; translated from the coding sequence ATGCAAACTGAAAAAGTGATCGATCATATTGTAGACTGGTTAAAGGATTATGCCACAAACGCTAATGTAAGCGGTTTTGTTGTGGGGATAAGCGGCGGCATAGACAGCGCGGTTACGTCTAGCCTTTGTGCAAAGACCGGTCTGCGCACCTTGTGCGTGGAGATGCCTATTCATCAACCACCATCGCATGTAAGCCGCGGCCAGGAGCATATTGAGCAGCTTAAAAAGCGCTTTGCGAATGTAAGCAACGTACGGGTGGACCTTACGGAATCTTTTGAGACGTTTAAAATGGCGCTTCCCGTCACTCAGGAAAATGAAACCCTTAATCTTAGCCTGGCCAATACCCGTGCCCGCCTGCGCATGAGCACCCTGTATTATTTCGCCGGCCTTCACAGTTACCTTGTTGCCGGCACCGGTAATAAAGTGGAAGATTTTGGAGTGGGTTTTTATACTAAATATGGCGATGGCGGCGTAGACCTTAGCCCTATTGCAGACCTTATGAAGTCTGAAGTGTATGCACTTGCCGCAGCACTGGGCGTACCCGAAACAATACAAGTTGCAAAACCTTCTGATGGCCTGTGGAAAGATGATCGCAGTGACGAAGACCAGATAGGTGCAAGTTATGACGAACTGGAATGGGCCATGAAAATGCAGGAAAAAGGCATGAACGCAGGGGACTTTAAAGACAGACAACGAACCATTTTCGAAATTTATTCAGGGTTTAATAGGGCCAATAAACATAAAATGCTTCCCATTCCAGTATGCGAAATTCCCAAAAATCTTAAATAA